From a single Pelmatolapia mariae isolate MD_Pm_ZW linkage group LG20, Pm_UMD_F_2, whole genome shotgun sequence genomic region:
- the wnt10b gene encoding protein Wnt-10b: protein MELSNKLRWDQFLILAAALMSPVITVLCNDILSLKVAGDPVLTPNSVCLRLAGLSKRQMRMCVRNPDVTASALQGIQVAIHECQHQLRDQRWNCSSLEGFGKLPHHNSILNRGFRESAFSLALLAAGVAHSVASACSMGKLRGCGCEAKRRQDDDKIRLKLTQLQLQTLQKGGAGIDLTRSLPSELNGHHGSLPTNLRSAHPSALLKPLPDELSSMQDTWEWGGCSHDIRFGDRFSRDWLDSRGSPRDIHARMRIHNNRVGRQIVTDNMTRKCKCHGTSGSCQFKTCWHVSPEFRLVGSILKEKFLTAIFVNSQNKNNGVFNPRTENGASGTQGGLGGGRRRIMSRELVYFEKSPDFCEHDASIDSPGTQGRICNKTSYSTDSCSSLCCGRGHNILKQTRSERCNCRFHWCCYVLCEECRHTEWVNVCK, encoded by the exons ATGGAGCTATCAAACAAACTCCGTTGGGACCAATTCCTGATTTTGGCAGCGGCACTTATGTCACCTGTAATCAC GGTGCTGTGTAATGATATCCTCAGCCTGAAGGTGGCAGGAGATCCAGTGCTAACCCCTAACTCTGTGTGCCTCAGGCTGGCAGGCCTCAGTAAACGTCAGATGCGGATGTGTGTGAGGAACCCTGATGTGACAGCATCTGCTCTGCAGGGGATCCAAGTGGCCATCCATGAATGCCAGCACCAACTCCGGGATCAGCGCTGGAACTGCTCCTCGCTGGAGGGCTTTGGCAAGCTGCCGCACCACAACTCCATCCTCAACAGGG GTTTTCGGGAGAGTGCCTTCTCTCTGGCCCTGCTGGCGGCGGGCGTGGCTCACTCTGTGGCCTCGGCTTGCAGCATGGGCAAGTTGCGGGGGTGTGGCTGCGAGGCCAAGCGTCGCCAGGACGATGACAAGATTCGGCTGAAACTcacacagctgcagctgcagacgCTTCAGAAGGGTGGGGCAGGCATCGACTTAACACGGTCATTACCCTCGGAGCTGAATGGTCATCATGGCAGCCTGCCCACTAACCTGCGCTCAGCCCACCCCTCAGCCCTTCTCAAGCCCTTACCGGATGAGCTAAGCTCTATGCAAGACACCTGGGAGTGGGGGGGGTGCAGTCATGACATCCGTTTCGGGGATCGCTTTTCCAGGGACTGGCTCGACTCCCGGGGGTCTCCAAGAGATATCCACGCCCGCATGAGGATACATAACAACCGTGTGGGACGACAG ATAGTGACTGACAACATGACAAGGAAATGCAAATGTCACGGCACATCAGGGAGCTGTCAGTTTAAGACCTGCTGGCATGTATCTCCAGAGTTCCGGCTTGTGGGCTCCATACTCAAAGAAAAGTTCCTGACAGCCATTTTTGTCAACTCTCAGAACAAGAATAATGGGGTTTTCAACCCTCGGACAGAAAACGGCGCCAGTGGAACCCAAGGGGGTCTCGGCGGAGGACGTCGTCGAATCATGTCCAGAGAGCTGGTGTACTTTGAGAAGTCTCCTGACTTTTGTGAGCACGACGCGTCCATAGACTCTCCGGGAACACAGGGACGCATCTGCAACAAAACTAGCTACAGCACAGACAGCTGCAGCTCGCTGTGCTGCGGCCGTGGACACAACATCCTGAAACAGACGCGCAGCGAGCGCTGCAATTGCAGATTTCACTGGTGTTGTTACGTGCTGTGCGAGGAGTGTCGTCACACAGAGTGGGTCAACGTGTGCAAGTAG
- the wnt1 gene encoding protein Wnt-1, whose amino-acid sequence MRSLALLLGVKAACILLVSSLSGTGAVNNSGRWWGIVNVASSSNLLTNSKNVQLVLDPSLALLSRRQRRLIRQNPGILHAIAAGLHTAIKECKWQFRNRRWNCPTTHSPAVFGKIVNRGCRETAFVFAITSAGVTHAVARSCSEGAIETCTCDYRRRGPGGPDWHWGGCSDNVDFGRMFSREFVDSSERGRDLRYLTNLHNNEAGRMTVSSEMRQECKCHGMSGSCTVRTCWMRLPSFRTVGDFLKDRFDGASRVVYANKGSNRASHRADPRHLEPENPAHKPPSSMDLVYYEKSPNFCSYNGKTGTLGTSGRTCNSSSPGLDGCELLCCGRGFKSRTESVTERCHCTFHWCCHVSCLNCTSTRTLHQCL is encoded by the exons ATGAGGAGTCTGGCGCTGCTGTTAGGGGTGAAAGCCGCTTGCATCCTCTTGGTGTCTTCGCTCTCGGGCACAGGGGCAGTCAACAACAGCGGCCGGTGGTG GGGTATTGTCAATGTGGCTTCCTCGTCCAACCTCCTCACCAATTCCAAGAACGTGCAGTTGGTCCTGGACCCAAGCCTGGCCCTTCTGAGCCGTCGCCAGCGCCGGCTGATTCGGCAGAATCCTGGCATCTTGCATGCCATCGCCGCTGGACTGCACACTGCCATAAAGGAGTGCAAGTGGCAGTTCCGCAACCGCCGCTGGAACTGCCCGACCACCCACAGTCCAGCAGTTTTTGGCAAAATTGTCAATCGTG GTTGCCGAGAGACCGCATTTGTATTTGCCATTACCAGCGCAGGAGTGACCCACGCTGTGGCTCGTTCCTGCTCAGAGGGGGCCATTGAGACGTGCACATGCGATTATCGCCGCCGAGGTCCTGGAGGACCAGACTGGCACTGGGGGGGCTGCAGTGACAATGTGGATTTTGGCCGGATGTTCAGCCGTGAGTTTGTGGACTCCAGTGAGAGGGGCAGAGATCTGCGCTACCTCACAAACCTGCACAATAACGAAGCTGGCAGGATG ACTGTGTCATCAGAGATGCGTCAGGAATGCAAGTGCCATGGCATGTCTGGCTCCTGCACAGTGCGCACCTGTTGGATGCGCCTGCCCAGCTTCCGCACAGTGGGAGACTTTCTTAAGGACCGGTTTGATGGCGCATCCAGAGTTGTTTATGCCAACAAGGGCAGCAACCGTGCCTCTCACCGAGCCGATCCACGCCATCTAGAGCCTGAAAACCCAGCTCACAAACCCCCTTCGTCTATGGATCTTGTCTATTATGAGAAATCACCCAACTTCTGCTCCTACAATGGCAAAACTGGCACTCTGGGAACATCGGGGAGAACGTGCAACAGCTCTTCTCCGGGCCTGGATGGCTGTGAGCTGCTATGCTGCGGACGTGGGTTTAAGTCCCGGACTGAGAGCGTGACTGAACGCTGCCACTGCACATTCCACTGGTGCTGTCATGTCAGTTGTCTGAACTGCACCAGTACAAGGACGTTACATCAGTGTCTATGA